The following are encoded together in the Candidatus Thermoplasmatota archaeon genome:
- a CDS encoding zinc-binding dehydrogenase: MKALTFHAHGGPEVLRVEDVPTPEPGPGEVRIDVKAVALNHLDIFVRKGWPGLKLDMPHWGGCDVAGVVDKVGSGVAAWRPGERVVMYPSLSCGRCRACREGQVQRCAQHRLIGEHVRGGAAEKLVLPAENLCKVPDGFPLDEAAAASLVFLTAWRMLVTRARVRAGETVLVVGSGGGVNSAAIQIAKLAGARVLAVAGGPEKVAAAKALGADEVADYKEVDFSRWAFERTGKEGADVVVDNVGAATWTKSLKAVARGGRIVTVGGTTGYEPPAGINYVFWKEIEILGSTMGTRREFETVMDLVYRGRLKSVLSHRFPLDQAVEATRVLEAGEAFGKVVIEP; encoded by the coding sequence ATGAAGGCCCTGACCTTCCACGCCCACGGCGGACCCGAGGTCCTGCGCGTCGAGGATGTCCCCACGCCCGAGCCCGGACCCGGCGAAGTCCGCATCGACGTGAAGGCCGTCGCGCTCAACCACCTCGACATCTTCGTCCGCAAGGGCTGGCCCGGCCTCAAGCTCGACATGCCGCACTGGGGCGGCTGCGACGTGGCGGGCGTCGTCGACAAGGTCGGCTCGGGCGTCGCCGCGTGGAGGCCCGGCGAGCGGGTCGTGATGTACCCGAGCCTCTCGTGCGGCCGCTGCCGCGCCTGCCGCGAAGGCCAGGTCCAGCGCTGCGCGCAGCACCGCCTCATCGGCGAGCACGTCCGCGGCGGGGCGGCGGAGAAGCTCGTCCTGCCCGCCGAGAACCTCTGCAAGGTGCCGGACGGATTCCCGCTCGACGAGGCTGCCGCCGCGTCGCTCGTCTTCCTCACGGCGTGGCGCATGCTCGTGACGCGCGCCCGCGTGCGCGCCGGCGAGACGGTGCTCGTCGTCGGTTCGGGCGGCGGCGTGAACTCCGCCGCGATCCAGATCGCGAAGCTCGCGGGAGCGCGTGTGCTCGCCGTCGCGGGCGGACCGGAGAAGGTCGCCGCCGCGAAGGCCCTCGGCGCCGACGAGGTCGCCGACTACAAGGAGGTCGACTTCTCCCGATGGGCCTTCGAGCGCACGGGGAAGGAGGGCGCGGACGTCGTCGTCGACAACGTGGGCGCCGCGACGTGGACGAAGAGCCTCAAGGCCGTCGCGCGCGGAGGCCGCATCGTGACCGTGGGCGGCACGACCGGCTACGAGCCGCCAGCGGGCATCAACTACGTCTTCTGGAAGGAGATCGAGATCCTCGGCTCGACGATGGGCACGCGCCGCGAGTTCGAGACGGTCATGGACCTCGTCTACCGCGGCCGGCTGAAATCCGTCCTCTCCCACCGTTTCCCGCTCGATCAGGCCGTCGAGGCGACGCGCGTGCTCGAAGCGGGCGAGGCGTTCGGGAAGGTCGTCATCGAGCCGTGA
- a CDS encoding DUF429 domain-containing protein, which translates to LMATLTFRGMRLRDRLSEFNVIEVYPRGSMLRLGFAYHGKKKGADEVKRTRAFLAGLMEGVPPELRDDNDADALAAAYTARLHAAGQTEAFGEADEGLIHLPRPKRAP; encoded by the coding sequence CTCATGGCGACCCTGACGTTCCGCGGCATGCGCCTGCGCGACCGGCTCTCCGAGTTCAACGTCATCGAGGTCTATCCGCGCGGGTCGATGCTCCGCCTCGGGTTCGCGTACCACGGCAAGAAGAAGGGCGCCGACGAGGTCAAGCGCACGCGCGCCTTCCTCGCGGGCCTCATGGAGGGCGTGCCCCCGGAGCTGCGCGACGACAATGACGCCGACGCGCTCGCGGCCGCGTACACGGCGCGCCTCCACGCGGCGGGTCAGACGGAAGCCTTCGGCGAGGCCGACGAGGGGCTCATCCACCTCCCCCGCCCCAAGCGCGCGCCTTGA
- a CDS encoding roadblock/LC7 domain-containing protein, translated as MAIATLQSAVLKSELAATFQATVPGAAGALVLSGGMPVSARLPHGTDADVLARMAMGLRARAVAEAKAVGAGEPASVFVDAPQGRILAVFL; from the coding sequence ATGGCGATCGCAACACTGCAGTCTGCCGTTCTCAAGAGCGAACTAGCCGCCACGTTCCAGGCCACCGTTCCGGGCGCCGCCGGCGCCCTCGTCCTGAGCGGCGGCATGCCCGTGAGCGCCCGACTCCCCCACGGGACCGACGCCGACGTCCTCGCCCGCATGGCGATGGGCCTTCGCGCGCGCGCCGTCGCCGAAGCCAAGGCCGTCGGCGCCGGCGAGCCCGCAAGCGTCTTCGTCGACGCGCCGCAGGGCCGGATCCTCGCGGTGTTCCTTTAG
- the rocF gene encoding arginase, which produces MDVKILGAPMDLGASRRGTDMGPSALRVARLGPRLEKLGHTVEDLGNVYSPTVETKTAKNTSLLYLDEIIAVCETLGRRVEKVVQGGSIPLVLGGDHSIAMGTMAGIARATGGDRTGILWIDAHTDFNTKETSETGNIHGMPLSAICGIGDDRLTGIGKINPKARPENVVLVGIRDVDKEEANLVRKAGVTVFTMREIDERGLRNVMEDALDAATSRAERLHVSFDVDSVDPRYAPGVGTPVPGGLTYREAHLVMEMISENPKFRSMDIVEVNPLLDVQNQTAELAVGLAASAFGKRIL; this is translated from the coding sequence ATGGACGTGAAGATCCTCGGCGCGCCCATGGACCTCGGCGCGAGCCGCCGCGGCACCGACATGGGCCCGTCCGCGCTCCGCGTCGCGCGCCTCGGGCCGCGGCTCGAGAAGCTCGGCCACACGGTGGAGGATCTCGGCAACGTCTACAGCCCCACCGTCGAGACGAAGACCGCGAAGAACACGTCGCTCCTCTACCTTGACGAGATCATCGCCGTCTGCGAGACGCTCGGCCGCCGCGTCGAGAAGGTCGTGCAGGGCGGGTCCATTCCGCTCGTCCTCGGCGGCGACCACTCGATCGCGATGGGCACGATGGCGGGCATTGCGCGCGCGACCGGCGGAGACCGCACCGGAATCCTCTGGATCGACGCGCACACCGACTTCAACACGAAGGAGACGAGCGAGACCGGGAACATCCACGGCATGCCGCTGAGCGCGATCTGCGGCATCGGCGACGACCGCCTCACGGGCATCGGCAAGATCAATCCCAAGGCCCGGCCCGAGAACGTCGTCCTCGTCGGCATCCGCGACGTGGACAAGGAGGAGGCCAACCTTGTCCGCAAGGCCGGCGTCACGGTCTTCACCATGCGCGAGATCGACGAGCGCGGCCTCCGCAACGTCATGGAGGACGCCCTCGACGCAGCGACGAGCCGCGCCGAGCGGCTGCACGTGAGCTTCGACGTCGACTCCGTCGACCCGCGCTACGCCCCCGGCGTCGGCACGCCCGTCCCGGGCGGCCTCACCTACCGCGAGGCGCACCTGGTCATGGAGATGATCAGCGAGAACCCGAAGTTCCGCAGCATGGACATCGTCGAGGTGAACCCGCTCCTCGACGTGCAGAACCAGACCGCGGAGCTCGCCGTCGGACTCGCCGCGAGCGCCTTCGGCAAGCGCATCCTCTGA
- a CDS encoding methyltransferase domain-containing protein: MDTRAQWESVGASFDHARHDAWAPVARFLAERAAPGARVLDLACGNGRQSGGADGVVGLDFSRPLAKAARARGLDVVLGHARHLPFRSASFDLALFVAALHVVPGRAARLDALANLRRVLKPSASALVTVWARPQDSWLGRVMRDAGFGSVDTTVPWGGVERYYHFYTRPELRADLRAAGFRVDALDAVSVSRARDLPDNYVAVVRP; the protein is encoded by the coding sequence GTGGATACGCGCGCGCAGTGGGAATCCGTCGGCGCGTCGTTCGACCACGCGCGCCACGACGCCTGGGCGCCGGTCGCCCGCTTCCTCGCCGAACGGGCCGCCCCGGGGGCCCGCGTCCTCGACCTCGCGTGCGGAAACGGCCGCCAGAGCGGGGGCGCGGACGGCGTCGTGGGCCTCGACTTCTCGCGGCCGCTCGCGAAGGCCGCGAGAGCGCGCGGCCTGGACGTCGTGCTCGGGCACGCGCGCCACCTGCCGTTCCGCTCGGCGTCGTTCGATCTCGCCCTCTTCGTCGCGGCGCTGCACGTCGTCCCGGGGCGCGCGGCGCGGCTGGACGCGCTCGCGAACCTCCGGCGCGTGCTCAAGCCGTCGGCCTCCGCCCTCGTGACGGTGTGGGCGCGTCCGCAGGACTCGTGGCTCGGCCGCGTCATGCGCGACGCGGGGTTCGGGAGCGTCGACACGACGGTGCCCTGGGGAGGCGTCGAGCGCTACTACCACTTCTACACCCGTCCCGAGCTGCGCGCGGACCTGCGCGCGGCGGGCTTCCGGGTGGACGCGCTCGACGCGGTGAGTGTCTCTCGCGCGCGCGACCTGCCGGACAACTACGTGGCGGTCGTCCGGCCGTGA